A stretch of Ligilactobacillus faecis DNA encodes these proteins:
- a CDS encoding RNA-guided endonuclease InsQ/TnpB family protein produces MIRTPKVRLYPNQTMRKVFDDLCDYRRYCWNQGLALWNDMYDSSLILDNKLIRPSERKVRDELVADKADWQYQLSARCLQLAISDLGKAWKNFFDKAQPDWGKPKFKSKKAPRQGFKTDRAKIINGKLRLDKPRGIKAWYDIRFKGAKNLEGELKVVSIYRENGKYWASLPFEIEIKKKIKTGKNSAVDVNVGHLNYTDGKLNTLPSNLKRLYKRIKYYQRKLAKKRVVNGTKATQTSNYVKTRAKLQRDYRKVASIQHDIIQKVTTELVTNYDQVVIEDLDVKKMQMTHVASKGLHRSLFGYFRQALTYKCNWYGKKVVLADKYYPSTQRCSKCGFVKTGADKVGLNGNEKHRTKHNEYICYECGAIMDRDENAVANLLALLN; encoded by the coding sequence ATGATTCGAACTCCAAAAGTACGGCTTTATCCAAATCAAACCATGAGAAAAGTTTTCGATGACTTATGCGATTATCGTAGATACTGTTGGAATCAAGGTCTAGCTTTATGGAATGATATGTATGATAGCTCGTTGATTTTAGACAACAAGTTGATCAGACCTAGTGAACGTAAAGTTCGTGATGAATTAGTAGCTGATAAAGCGGATTGGCAGTATCAATTATCAGCTCGTTGTTTACAATTAGCGATCTCTGATCTAGGTAAGGCTTGGAAAAATTTCTTTGATAAGGCACAACCAGATTGGGGCAAGCCCAAATTTAAGTCTAAGAAAGCTCCTAGACAAGGTTTTAAAACGGATCGGGCTAAGATCATCAATGGGAAATTACGCTTAGACAAACCTCGAGGGATCAAAGCCTGGTATGATATTAGATTCAAAGGCGCTAAGAACTTAGAAGGTGAATTAAAAGTTGTTTCAATTTACCGTGAAAATGGTAAATATTGGGCGAGTTTGCCTTTTGAGATCGAGATAAAAAAGAAGATCAAGACGGGTAAGAACTCAGCCGTTGACGTCAATGTCGGACATCTAAACTACACAGACGGTAAGCTCAATACTTTGCCAAGTAATTTGAAACGACTTTATAAACGCATTAAGTATTATCAAAGAAAATTAGCTAAAAAACGTGTTGTGAATGGCACAAAAGCTACTCAAACGAGTAATTACGTTAAGACGAGAGCCAAGTTACAACGTGATTATCGTAAAGTGGCTAGTATCCAACATGACATTATCCAAAAAGTTACCACTGAGTTAGTGACTAATTACGATCAGGTCGTAATAGAAGATCTAGATGTCAAGAAAATGCAGATGACACATGTTGCCTCTAAAGGGCTTCACCGTTCATTGTTTGGCTACTTTAGACAAGCACTAACTTATAAGTGCAACTGGTATGGTAAAAAAGTAGTCTTAGCTGATAAATACTATCCGAGCACGCAACGTTGTTCTAAGTGTGGCTTCGTTAAGACAGGTGCAGATAAAGTCGGTCTCAATGGTAATGAAAAGCACAGAACTAAGCATAACGAGTATATTTGTTATGAATGTGGTGCGATCATGGATCGAGATGAAAATGCAGTAGCTAATCTTTTAGCTTTATTAAATTAA
- a CDS encoding zinc-dependent alcohol dehydrogenase family protein — protein sequence MKTAIFVEPQKMEVAEVPRPELKKDTDAIIKVVRACVCGSDLWWYRGLTKRESGSAVGHEAIGIVEEVGSAVKNVKPGDFVIAPFTHGCGHCAACLAGFDGNCLNQESGGNGGYQGEYLRFTNANWALVKVPGKPADYTDEQLNSLLTLADVMATGYHAATTAEVKPGDTVVVMGDGAVGLCGVIAAKLYGAKRIIAMSRHADRQKLAQEFGATDIIAERGDEAVAKVLELTDGAGADAVLECVGTEQSVDTAVKVGRPGAIVGRVGVPQKEEMNTNALFWKNIGLRGGIASVTTYDRARLLDAVLSGEITPGKVFTKRFTLDEIQAAYEAMDKREAIKSLLIVAK from the coding sequence ATGAAGACAGCTATTTTTGTTGAACCACAGAAAATGGAAGTGGCAGAGGTGCCACGTCCAGAACTAAAAAAAGATACGGATGCGATCATCAAAGTTGTCCGTGCTTGTGTTTGTGGTTCTGATCTTTGGTGGTATCGAGGGCTGACAAAACGTGAATCAGGTTCAGCAGTCGGACATGAAGCGATCGGGATCGTCGAAGAAGTCGGTTCAGCCGTTAAAAATGTCAAACCAGGTGATTTTGTGATCGCCCCCTTCACACACGGCTGTGGCCATTGTGCCGCTTGTTTAGCTGGCTTTGATGGTAACTGCTTAAACCAAGAAAGTGGTGGTAATGGTGGTTACCAAGGTGAATATTTACGTTTTACAAATGCAAATTGGGCGCTAGTCAAAGTCCCAGGAAAACCAGCTGATTATACTGATGAACAGCTAAATTCGCTATTGACCCTAGCTGATGTGATGGCAACTGGTTATCATGCTGCGACGACAGCTGAGGTCAAGCCAGGTGATACAGTCGTTGTGATGGGCGATGGTGCAGTTGGGCTTTGTGGGGTGATCGCAGCTAAATTATATGGTGCTAAACGTATCATTGCGATGAGTCGCCATGCAGATCGCCAAAAGTTGGCTCAAGAATTTGGGGCAACAGACATCATAGCTGAACGTGGGGATGAAGCGGTGGCTAAAGTGTTAGAACTGACAGATGGAGCAGGAGCTGATGCTGTTTTAGAGTGTGTTGGTACTGAACAATCAGTCGATACAGCTGTAAAAGTTGGGCGCCCAGGTGCGATCGTCGGACGTGTTGGTGTTCCTCAAAAAGAAGAGATGAATACCAATGCGCTTTTCTGGAAAAATATCGGTCTACGTGGTGGGATCGCTTCGGTCACGACTTATGACCGTGCCCGTTTGTTAGATGCTGTTTTAAGTGGTGAGATCACTCCAGGCAAAGTCTTTACTAAACGTTTTACATTAGATGAGATCCAGGCCGCTTACGAAGCAATGGATAAACGTGAAGCGATCAAATCATTATTGATCGTTGCAAAATGA
- a CDS encoding class I SAM-dependent methyltransferase, which yields MTNYYYSSDPDVTHAEKVWDFELLGQTFSFVTDNGVFSKNTVDYGSRVLLHALEKTAFSGKILDVGCGYGPIGLALAKKNPEAVVTMVDVNTLALELAQKNAMRNQIKNVEIFSSDVYDEVAETDYDAIVTNPPIRAGKDVVHAILAGAYAHLRKGGTLTAVLQKKQGAPSAKKKMTEIFGNCEVILKDKGYFILQSKKVND from the coding sequence ATGACGAACTATTATTATTCGAGTGATCCAGACGTTACTCACGCTGAGAAAGTTTGGGATTTTGAATTATTAGGACAAACTTTTTCTTTTGTGACCGATAATGGTGTTTTTTCTAAAAATACTGTTGATTATGGTTCACGTGTGCTCTTGCATGCCTTAGAAAAGACCGCGTTTTCCGGGAAGATCTTAGATGTCGGCTGTGGCTATGGCCCGATCGGGTTAGCATTAGCTAAAAAAAATCCTGAAGCTGTAGTTACTATGGTCGATGTGAACACACTTGCACTTGAATTAGCACAAAAAAATGCCATGCGTAATCAGATCAAAAACGTTGAGATCTTTAGTTCTGATGTTTATGACGAAGTGGCTGAGACTGACTATGATGCGATCGTGACTAATCCTCCGATCCGCGCAGGAAAAGATGTTGTGCATGCGATCTTAGCAGGGGCTTATGCCCACTTAAGAAAAGGGGGGACCTTGACGGCAGTTTTACAAAAAAAACAAGGTGCGCCTTCAGCTAAGAAAAAGATGACGGAGATCTTTGGTAATTGTGAAGTTATTTTAAAAGATAAAGGTTACTTTATTTTACAGAGTAAAAAAGTTAATGATTAA
- the tadA gene encoding tRNA adenosine(34) deaminase TadA produces MIKEKEKFMQEALLEAKKAAALGEIPIGCVIVWRGQIIGRGHNLREQTKQTHDHAEMIAVAQANRFLNSWRLEETELYVTLEPCPMCSGAIINARIPKVYYGAPDEKAGTAGTLMNLLTDPRFNHRVKVQKGLLRRECALLLSDFFAKLRKK; encoded by the coding sequence ATGATTAAAGAAAAAGAAAAGTTCATGCAAGAAGCGCTCCTTGAAGCTAAAAAAGCAGCTGCTTTGGGTGAGATCCCGATCGGTTGTGTGATCGTGTGGCGAGGCCAGATCATTGGACGGGGGCATAATTTACGCGAACAGACTAAGCAAACACATGATCATGCTGAGATGATCGCGGTCGCGCAGGCAAATCGATTTTTGAACAGTTGGCGGTTAGAGGAGACCGAACTTTATGTTACCCTTGAGCCTTGTCCGATGTGTAGTGGTGCGATCATCAATGCACGGATCCCCAAAGTTTATTACGGTGCTCCTGATGAGAAAGCTGGAACAGCTGGGACGTTGATGAATCTTTTGACTGATCCGCGCTTCAATCATCGTGTCAAAGTTCAAAAAGGTCTCTTACGTCGAGAGTGTGCCTTGCTGTTGAGCGATTTTTTTGCTAAATTACGAAAAAAATAA
- the dnaX gene encoding DNA polymerase III subunit gamma/tau → MSYQALYRVWRPQVFADLVGQELITKTLKNALMTNQTTHAYLFTGPRGTGKTSAAKIFAKAINCRNQKNGEPCNECETCLAITAGRLNDVIEIDAASNNGVEEIRDIRDKAKYAPTQADYKVYIIDEVHMLSTGAFNALLKTLEEPPANVVFILATTEPHKIPTTIISRTQRFDFRRITPQAILQRMRYILDQKELSYDDKALKIIAKAAEGGMRDALSILDQVLSFGDNTVTLENALMVTGSVTRANLTKYLQQVVEKDTSGALATVHAILEDGKDATRLVEDLINYCRDLLLYQQAPQIVEESELGLLDETFKTFASEVEAERLYQMIDVLNQQQENMRFTVHQSIYLEVLTVKLSRLNVMPQASTVSMINDPATDAKVTQLQQQLQALEQSLAELKANNSTTKERPTAKKVQPARKNSVSSELKLNYNKIHDVLAKASKEDLRQLGQVWGDLMNMLNVTQRAIMRVAKPVAASAEGVVIGFEYDILCQRALENIELQDVLGNGLSRLLGHAPELVFIPASRWGEIRSQYLSKHDPRKQEAPKEEVKPLKEAEPALVAKAKELFGPELVKVKND, encoded by the coding sequence ATGAGCTATCAAGCTTTATACCGTGTTTGGCGCCCCCAAGTTTTTGCCGATCTGGTTGGGCAAGAGCTGATCACAAAAACTTTAAAAAATGCGTTGATGACAAACCAGACGACCCATGCCTATCTTTTTACGGGACCACGGGGAACGGGTAAAACTTCGGCTGCCAAGATCTTTGCCAAGGCGATAAATTGTCGCAACCAAAAAAATGGTGAACCTTGTAATGAATGTGAGACGTGTTTAGCGATCACAGCAGGGCGACTAAACGACGTGATAGAGATCGATGCGGCTTCAAATAATGGGGTCGAAGAGATCCGAGATATTCGGGACAAAGCCAAATATGCCCCGACACAAGCTGACTATAAAGTCTATATCATCGACGAAGTTCATATGCTCTCGACCGGCGCTTTTAACGCCCTCTTAAAAACTTTAGAAGAACCACCTGCTAATGTGGTCTTTATTTTAGCTACGACTGAACCGCACAAGATCCCAACAACGATCATTTCGCGGACGCAGCGGTTTGATTTTCGGCGGATCACGCCCCAAGCGATCTTGCAACGGATGCGCTATATTTTAGACCAAAAAGAGTTATCTTATGATGATAAAGCCCTAAAGATCATCGCTAAGGCAGCTGAAGGTGGAATGCGGGATGCTTTGAGTATTTTAGACCAAGTCTTGTCCTTTGGTGATAATACCGTTACACTAGAAAATGCCTTGATGGTCACGGGGAGTGTGACGCGTGCTAATTTGACAAAATATCTCCAGCAAGTCGTTGAAAAAGATACGAGTGGTGCTTTAGCAACTGTGCATGCGATCTTAGAGGACGGAAAAGATGCTACACGTTTAGTTGAAGACCTGATCAACTACTGTCGCGATCTTTTATTGTACCAACAAGCTCCCCAGATCGTTGAAGAAAGTGAACTAGGTCTTTTAGATGAAACTTTTAAAACTTTTGCGTCTGAAGTCGAAGCAGAACGACTGTATCAGATGATCGATGTCTTAAATCAACAACAAGAAAATATGCGCTTTACCGTGCATCAATCGATCTATTTAGAAGTTTTGACTGTCAAGTTATCACGTTTGAATGTTATGCCACAAGCAAGCACTGTTTCAATGATCAATGACCCAGCAACAGATGCGAAAGTAACTCAACTGCAACAACAGTTACAGGCCTTAGAGCAAAGCTTAGCTGAGCTCAAGGCAAACAATAGCACGACCAAAGAACGACCTACTGCTAAAAAAGTGCAGCCAGCTCGAAAAAATAGTGTTTCTAGTGAACTTAAATTAAACTATAATAAGATCCATGATGTTTTAGCCAAAGCTTCGAAGGAAGATCTCCGTCAACTTGGACAAGTTTGGGGCGATCTGATGAATATGCTAAATGTTACTCAAAGAGCGATCATGCGGGTCGCTAAGCCGGTGGCTGCTAGTGCAGAAGGGGTCGTGATCGGGTTTGAATATGACATTTTATGCCAAAGAGCTTTAGAAAATATCGAATTACAAGATGTTTTGGGTAACGGACTAAGTCGCTTACTAGGACATGCGCCTGAACTTGTCTTTATTCCAGCTAGTCGTTGGGGCGAGATCAGAAGTCAATATTTGAGCAAACACGATCCGCGGAAACAAGAAGCGCCAAAAGAAGAAGTAAAACCGTTAAAAGAGGCAGAACCAGCCTTAGTTGCAAAAGCTAAAGAATTATTTGGACCTGAATTGGTCAAAGTCAAAAATGATTAA
- a CDS encoding YbaB/EbfC family nucleoid-associated protein, whose product MMMRGMNMQGMMKQMQKLQKQMQKDQDELHQTVFEGRASDDAVVVKFTGDHKMTDIVIKEEAVDPDDVEMLQDLVIMAVNDAMAKIDEQTQKTMGKYSRNMPGF is encoded by the coding sequence ATTATGATGCGTGGAATGAACATGCAAGGTATGATGAAACAAATGCAAAAATTGCAAAAACAAATGCAAAAGGATCAAGATGAATTACATCAAACAGTATTTGAAGGTCGAGCTTCTGATGATGCAGTCGTTGTAAAGTTTACTGGTGATCATAAAATGACTGATATCGTGATCAAAGAAGAAGCGGTCGATCCAGATGATGTTGAGATGTTACAAGACCTTGTGATCATGGCAGTCAACGATGCGATGGCTAAGATCGATGAACAAACACAAAAGACGATGGGCAAATATTCCCGTAACATGCCAGGATTCTAA
- the recR gene encoding recombination mediator RecR, translated as MQYPEPIAKLIDSYLKLPGIGEKTATRLAFFTIDMDENDVATFASSLVSAKKDLHYCSICGNITENDPCVICADKTRDQSQIIVVEQVKDVMALEKMREYHGLYHVLHGVLSPIEGKGPEDINITSLVKRLQQNETVKEVILATNATPEGEATAMYISRLLKPAGIKTTRLAHGLSVGSDIEYADEMTLFKAVEGRQEI; from the coding sequence ATGCAATATCCAGAACCGATAGCCAAGTTGATCGATAGTTATTTAAAACTACCTGGGATCGGAGAAAAGACTGCGACCCGTTTGGCTTTTTTTACGATCGATATGGATGAAAATGATGTTGCAACTTTTGCGTCATCTTTAGTTTCAGCCAAAAAAGATCTGCACTACTGTAGTATTTGTGGCAACATCACTGAAAACGACCCATGTGTGATCTGTGCTGATAAAACACGTGATCAAAGTCAGATCATTGTCGTTGAACAAGTCAAGGATGTGATGGCTTTAGAAAAAATGCGTGAATACCATGGCTTATACCATGTTTTACATGGAGTTCTCTCGCCGATCGAAGGCAAAGGTCCAGAAGATATCAATATCACAAGCTTAGTCAAACGACTTCAACAAAATGAGACAGTCAAAGAAGTTATTTTGGCTACGAATGCCACTCCTGAAGGGGAAGCGACTGCAATGTATATTTCGCGCTTGCTCAAACCAGCTGGGATCAAAACAACGCGTTTAGCACATGGACTCTCAGTCGGGAGCGATATTGAATATGCTGATGAAATGACACTTTTTAAAGCTGTTGAAGGCCGGCAAGAGATCTAA
- a CDS encoding YaaL family protein, with product MFKRNRQKLRHTFDELLLKDIDNAKIAWDQARQTQEAVYDVDDELLAETCLARAKYEFLYREAKRRQVKGRMQASVFDH from the coding sequence ATGTTTAAAAGAAATAGACAAAAATTACGTCACACTTTTGATGAACTTTTATTAAAGGATATCGATAATGCGAAGATAGCTTGGGATCAAGCACGGCAGACACAAGAAGCAGTCTATGATGTTGATGATGAGCTGTTGGCGGAGACGTGTTTAGCTCGAGCTAAATATGAATTTTTGTATCGTGAAGCCAAGCGTCGCCAAGTCAAAGGTCGCATGCAGGCTTCAGTATTCGATCATTGA
- the tmk gene encoding dTMP kinase — MSGFFVTFEGTDGAGKTSVLQALETKLKKAKVDYLRTREPGGDPIAEKIRKVILDQEAVVMDPRTEALLYAAARRQHLVRTILPALAQDKLVLCDRFVDSSLAYQGAGRHLGVKEVAMINEFATDGLRPDLTLYLDIAPKLGLERIKQNRQDEVNRLDQEDQTFYEEVYQAYQELAKHEPERIVKIDATKSLPEVIAQVEQVLAQRIPAFLGKEVF, encoded by the coding sequence GTGAGTGGATTTTTTGTAACATTTGAGGGAACTGATGGTGCTGGGAAAACAAGTGTTTTACAAGCGCTTGAAACAAAGTTAAAAAAGGCTAAAGTAGATTATCTTCGAACACGTGAGCCAGGTGGAGATCCGATCGCTGAAAAGATCCGGAAAGTGATCTTAGATCAAGAAGCAGTCGTCATGGATCCGCGTACTGAAGCGCTACTTTATGCTGCTGCTCGGAGGCAACATTTAGTAAGAACGATCTTACCTGCATTAGCTCAAGATAAGTTGGTCTTGTGTGACCGTTTTGTCGATAGCTCGTTAGCTTATCAAGGAGCTGGCCGACATCTAGGTGTCAAAGAAGTGGCAATGATCAACGAGTTTGCAACTGATGGTTTGCGCCCAGACTTGACGCTCTATTTAGATATCGCCCCTAAGTTAGGACTTGAGCGGATCAAACAAAATCGTCAAGATGAAGTCAACCGCTTGGATCAAGAAGACCAGACTTTTTACGAAGAGGTTTATCAAGCTTATCAAGAGTTGGCTAAGCATGAACCTGAGCGGATCGTTAAGATCGATGCAACGAAGAGTTTGCCAGAGGTGATCGCACAAGTCGAACAAGTTTTAGCCCAGCGTATCCCTGCATTTTTAGGAAAAGAGGTTTTCTAA
- a CDS encoding cyclic-di-AMP receptor — translation MKMIIAIVQDKDSNALSNAFIEADVRATKLATTGGFLRSGNTTFMIGIADERVAEVLELIKKTSSKRDEYIAPPVNVEGALETTGTPLEVEVGGATIFVLPVEQFLKF, via the coding sequence ATGAAGATGATCATTGCGATCGTACAAGATAAAGATAGCAACGCTTTGAGCAACGCCTTTATCGAAGCTGATGTCAGAGCTACTAAACTGGCAACAACAGGTGGTTTTCTACGTTCAGGAAATACGACTTTTATGATCGGGATCGCAGATGAGCGGGTCGCTGAAGTTTTAGAGTTGATCAAAAAAACTTCTTCGAAGCGCGATGAGTACATAGCACCACCAGTCAATGTTGAAGGTGCATTAGAGACAACAGGTACTCCCCTAGAAGTCGAAGTTGGTGGGGCTACGATCTTTGTTTTACCTGTCGAACAGTTTTTAAAATTTTAG